A portion of the Rhinolophus sinicus isolate RSC01 linkage group LG03, ASM3656204v1, whole genome shotgun sequence genome contains these proteins:
- the SLC9A3 gene encoding sodium/hydrogen exchanger 3 isoform X1, whose product MSRRGAPGPYLGLLLALLLVLGELPQVRCSEEEPGGAHGSHQGFQVVTFKWDHVQDPFIIALWILVASLAKIGFHLSHKVTNVVPESALLIVLGLVLGGIVWAANHTASFTLTPTVFFFYLLPPIVLDAGYFMPNRLFFGNLGTILLYAVIGTVWNAATTGLSLYGVFLSGLMGDLDIGLLDFLLFGSLIAAVDPVAVLAVFEEVHVNEVLFIIVFGESLLNDAVTVVLYNVFESFVTLGGDKVTGVDCVKGIVSFFVVSLGGTLVGVVFAFLLSLVTRFTKHVRIIEPGFVFVISYLSYLTSEMLSLSAILAITFCGICCQKYVKANISEQSATTVRYTMKMLASGAETIIFMFLGISAVNPCIWRWNTAFVLLTLVFISVYRAIGVVLQTWVLNRYRMVQLEAIDQVVMSYGGLRGAVAFALVVLLDEKKVKEKNLFVSTTIIVIYFTVIFQGLTIKPLVQWLKVKRSEHRDPKLNEKLHGRAFDHILSAIEDISGQIGHNYLRDKWSNFDRKFLSKILMRRSAQKSRDRILNVFHELNLKDAISYVAEGERRGSLAFIRSPSTDNVVNVDFNTPRPSTVEASVSYLLRESASAVCLDMQSLEQRRRSIRDSEDMVTHHTLQQYLYKPRQEYKHLYSRHELTPEDDEQQDKEIFHRTMRKRLESFKSAKLGFNQNKKAAKLYKRERAQKRRNSSIPNGKLPMDSPSHNFTIQEKDLELSDPEEAPDYGAEEMSGGIEFLANVTRNETTDSPSGIDNPVFSPDEDPSILSRVPPWLSPGETVVPSQRARVQIPHSPGNFHRLAPFRLSSKSVDSLQLAEGPKEQPHSSPPESTHM is encoded by the exons GCTTCCACCTGTCCCACAAGGTCACCAACGTGGTCCCTGAGAGCGCACTGCTCATCGTGCTGGGGCTGGTCCTGGGCGGCATCGTCTGGGCAGCGAACCACACCGCCTCCTTCACGCTCACGCCCACCGTCTTCTTCTTCTATCTGCTGCCGCCCATTGTGCTGGACGCCGGCTACTTCATGCCCAACCGGCTATTCTTTGGCAACCTGGGCACCATCCTGCTGTACGCCGTCATCGGCACCGTGTGGAACGCGGCCACCACAGGCCTGTCCCTCTATGGCGTCTTCCTCAGCGGCCTGATGG GAGATCTGGACATCGGGCTGCTGGACTTCCTCCTGTTTGGCAGCCTGATCGCGGCGGTGGACCCAGTGGCCGTCCTGGCGGTGTTTGAAGAGGTGCACGTGAACGAGGTCCTGTTCATCATCGTCTTTGGGGAGTCTCTGCTGAACGACGCGGTCACTGTG GTCCTATACAATGTGTTTGAATCTTTCGTGACGCTGGGTGGTGACAAGGTGACTGGTGTGGACTGCGTGAAAGGCATAG TGTCCTTCTTCGTGGTGAGCCTGGGGGGCACGCTGGTGGGGGTCGTGTTCGCCTTCCTGCTCTCCCTGGTGACGCGTTTCACGAAGCACGTGCGCATCATCGAGCCCGGCTTTGTGTTCGTCATCTCCTACCTGTCCTACCTCACCTCCGAGATGCTGTCCCTGTCGGCCATCCTGGC CATCACCTTCTGTGGCATCTGCTGTCAGAAGTACGTGAAGGCCAACATCTCAGAGCAATCGGCCACCACCGTGCGCTACACCATGAAGATGCTGGCGAGCGGGGCCGAGACCATCATCTTCATGTTCCTGGGAATATCAGCAGTGAACCCCTGCATCTGGAGGTGGAACACGGCCTTTGTGCTGCTCACACTGGTCTTTATCTCCGTGTACCGGGCCATCG GTGTCGTCCTGCAGACCTGGGTCCTGAACCGCTACCGCATGGTGCAGCTGGAGGCCATAGACCAAGTGGTCATGTCCTACGGTGGTCTGCGTGGGGCCGTGGCCTTCGCCCTCGTCGTCCTTCTGGACGAGAAAAAGGTCAAGGAGAAGAACCTGTTTGTCAGCACCACCATCATCGTCATCTACTTTACTGTCATCTTCCAG GGCCTGACCATCAAGCCCCTGGTGCAGTGGCTAAAGGTGAAGAGGAGTGAGCACCGAGACCCCAAACTCAACGAGAAGCTCCACGGCAGG GCTTTCGACCACATCCTGTCAGCCATCGAGGACATATCAGGGCAAATTGGACACAATTATCTCAGAGATAA ATGGTCCAATTTTGATAGAAAATTCCTCAGCAAAATCCTTATGAGAAGGTCGGCCCAAAAATCACGCGACAGAATTCTTAATGTTTTCCACGAGCTCAACTTGAAGGACGCCATCAGCTACGTGGCCGAG ggagAGCGTCGGGGGTCCCTGGCCTTCATCCGCTCCCCCAGCACGGACAACGTGGTCAACGTGGATTTCAACACGCCACGCCCCTCCACCGTGGAGGCCTCCGTGTCCTACCTGCT GAGGGAGAGTGCCAGCGCCGTGTGCCTGGACATGCAGTCCTtggagcagaggaggaggagtaTCCGTGACTCAGAGGACATGGTCACCCACCACACGCTGCAGCAGTACCTGTACAAGCCGCGGCAGGAG TACAAGCACCTGTACAGCCGACACGAGTTGACTCCGGAGGACGACGAGCAGCAGGACAAGGAGATCTTCCACAGGACCATGCGGAAGCGGCTGGAGTCCTTCAAGTCGGCCAAGCTGGGCTTCAACCAGAACAAGAAGGCGGCCAAACTGTACAAGCGGGAGCGCGCCCAGAAGCGG AGGAACAGCAGCATCCCCAACGGGAAACTGCCCATGGACAGCCCCTCACACAACTTCACCATTCAGGAGAAAG ACTTGGAACTTTCTGACCCAGAGGAGGCCCCTGACTATGGTGCTGAGGAGATGAGTGGGGGCATCGAGTTCCTGGCGAATGTCACCAGGAATGAAACAACGGACTCCCCCTCAG GAATTGACAACCCCGTGTTCTCCCCGGATGAGGACCCGAGCATCTTGTCCAGGGTGCCGCCCTGGCTGTCCCCTGGGGAGACGGTGGTGCCCTCCCAGAGGGCCCGTGTGCAGATCCCCCACTCTCCCGGCAACTTCCACCGCCTGGCTCCCTTCCGCCTCAGCAGCAAGTCGGTGGATTCCCTCCAGCTGGCCGAAGGCCCCAAGGAGCAGCCCCACAGCTCCCCGCCCGAGTCCACACACAT GTGA
- the SLC9A3 gene encoding sodium/hydrogen exchanger 3 isoform X2, translating into MSRRGAPGPYLGLLLALLLVLGELPQVRCSEEEPGGAHGSHQGFQVVTFKWDHVQDPFIIALWILVASLAKIGFHLSHKVTNVVPESALLIVLGLVLGGIVWAANHTASFTLTPTVFFFYLLPPIVLDAGYFMPNRLFFGNLGTILLYAVIGTVWNAATTGLSLYGVFLSGLMGDLDIGLLDFLLFGSLIAAVDPVAVLAVFEEVHVNEVLFIIVFGESLLNDAVTVVLYNVFESFVTLGGDKVTGVDCVKGIVSFFVVSLGGTLVGVVFAFLLSLVTRFTKHVRIIEPGFVFVISYLSYLTSEMLSLSAILAITFCGICCQKYVKANISEQSATTVRYTMKMLASGAETIIFMFLGISAVNPCIWRWNTAFVLLTLVFISVYRAIGVVLQTWVLNRYRMVQLEAIDQVVMSYGGLRGAVAFALVVLLDEKKVKEKNLFVSTTIIVIYFTVIFQGLTIKPLVQWLKVKRSEHRDPKLNEKLHGRAFDHILSAIEDISGQIGHNYLRDKWSNFDRKFLSKILMRRSAQKSRDRILNVFHELNLKDAISYVAEGERRGSLAFIRSPSTDNVVNVDFNTPRPSTVEASVSYLLRESASAVCLDMQSLEQRRRSIRDSEDMVTHHTLQQYLYKPRQEYKHLYSRHELTPEDDEQQDKEIFHRTMRKRLESFKSAKLGFNQNKKAAKLYKRERAQKRRNSSIPNGKLPMDSPSHNFTIQEKDLELSDPEEAPDYGAEEMSGGIEFLANVTRNETTDSPSGIDNPVFSPDEDPSILSRVPPWLSPGETVVPSQRARVQIPHSPGNFHRLAPFRLSSKSVDSLQLAEGPKEQPHSSPPESTHM; encoded by the exons GCTTCCACCTGTCCCACAAGGTCACCAACGTGGTCCCTGAGAGCGCACTGCTCATCGTGCTGGGGCTGGTCCTGGGCGGCATCGTCTGGGCAGCGAACCACACCGCCTCCTTCACGCTCACGCCCACCGTCTTCTTCTTCTATCTGCTGCCGCCCATTGTGCTGGACGCCGGCTACTTCATGCCCAACCGGCTATTCTTTGGCAACCTGGGCACCATCCTGCTGTACGCCGTCATCGGCACCGTGTGGAACGCGGCCACCACAGGCCTGTCCCTCTATGGCGTCTTCCTCAGCGGCCTGATGG GAGATCTGGACATCGGGCTGCTGGACTTCCTCCTGTTTGGCAGCCTGATCGCGGCGGTGGACCCAGTGGCCGTCCTGGCGGTGTTTGAAGAGGTGCACGTGAACGAGGTCCTGTTCATCATCGTCTTTGGGGAGTCTCTGCTGAACGACGCGGTCACTGTG GTCCTATACAATGTGTTTGAATCTTTCGTGACGCTGGGTGGTGACAAGGTGACTGGTGTGGACTGCGTGAAAGGCATAG TGTCCTTCTTCGTGGTGAGCCTGGGGGGCACGCTGGTGGGGGTCGTGTTCGCCTTCCTGCTCTCCCTGGTGACGCGTTTCACGAAGCACGTGCGCATCATCGAGCCCGGCTTTGTGTTCGTCATCTCCTACCTGTCCTACCTCACCTCCGAGATGCTGTCCCTGTCGGCCATCCTGGC CATCACCTTCTGTGGCATCTGCTGTCAGAAGTACGTGAAGGCCAACATCTCAGAGCAATCGGCCACCACCGTGCGCTACACCATGAAGATGCTGGCGAGCGGGGCCGAGACCATCATCTTCATGTTCCTGGGAATATCAGCAGTGAACCCCTGCATCTGGAGGTGGAACACGGCCTTTGTGCTGCTCACACTGGTCTTTATCTCCGTGTACCGGGCCATCG GTGTCGTCCTGCAGACCTGGGTCCTGAACCGCTACCGCATGGTGCAGCTGGAGGCCATAGACCAAGTGGTCATGTCCTACGGTGGTCTGCGTGGGGCCGTGGCCTTCGCCCTCGTCGTCCTTCTGGACGAGAAAAAGGTCAAGGAGAAGAACCTGTTTGTCAGCACCACCATCATCGTCATCTACTTTACTGTCATCTTCCAG GGCCTGACCATCAAGCCCCTGGTGCAGTGGCTAAAGGTGAAGAGGAGTGAGCACCGAGACCCCAAACTCAACGAGAAGCTCCACGGCAGG GCTTTCGACCACATCCTGTCAGCCATCGAGGACATATCAGGGCAAATTGGACACAATTATCTCAGAGATAA ATGGTCCAATTTTGATAGAAAATTCCTCAGCAAAATCCTTATGAGAAGGTCGGCCCAAAAATCACGCGACAGAATTCTTAATGTTTTCCACGAGCTCAACTTGAAGGACGCCATCAGCTACGTGGCCGAG ggagAGCGTCGGGGGTCCCTGGCCTTCATCCGCTCCCCCAGCACGGACAACGTGGTCAACGTGGATTTCAACACGCCACGCCCCTCCACCGTGGAGGCCTCCGTGTCCTACCTGCT GAGGGAGAGTGCCAGCGCCGTGTGCCTGGACATGCAGTCCTtggagcagaggaggaggagtaTCCGTGACTCAGAGGACATGGTCACCCACCACACGCTGCAGCAGTACCTGTACAAGCCGCGGCAGGAG TACAAGCACCTGTACAGCCGACACGAGTTGACTCCGGAGGACGACGAGCAGCAGGACAAGGAGATCTTCCACAGGACCATGCGGAAGCGGCTGGAGTCCTTCAAGTCGGCCAAGCTGGGCTTCAACCAGAACAAGAAGGCGGCCAAACTGTACAAGCGGGAGCGCGCCCAGAAGCGG AGGAACAGCAGCATCCCCAACGGGAAACTGCCCATGGACAGCCCCTCACACAACTTCACCATTCAGGAGAAAG ACTTGGAACTTTCTGACCCAGAGGAGGCCCCTGACTATGGTGCTGAGGAGATGAGTGGGGGCATCGAGTTCCTGGCGAATGTCACCAGGAATGAAACAACGGACTCCCCCTCAG GAATTGACAACCCCGTGTTCTCCCCGGATGAGGACCCGAGCATCTTGTCCAGGGTGCCGCCCTGGCTGTCCCCTGGGGAGACGGTGGTGCCCTCCCAGAGGGCCCGTGTGCAGATCCCCCACTCTCCCGGCAACTTCCACCGCCTGGCTCCCTTCCGCCTCAGCAGCAAGTCGGTGGATTCCCTCCAGCTGGCCGAAGGCCCCAAGGAGCAGCCCCACAGCTCCCCGCCCGAGTCCACACACATGTAA